A window of bacterium genomic DNA:
GTGGGAGGCGGGGGCCGCGCCGTGTTTCGTTCTGGAGATCGCGTCGCCGACGACGCTGCGGTCCGACCTCGTCGCGAAGCCCGCCAGGTACGCCGAGCTGGGGGTGCGGGAGTATTGGCGTTTGGACCCCAGGGCCGGGGGGTGGCTGTCGGTGCCCGTCGAAGGCGAAACCGGCCGGGGGGGGCGCTGGGCCCGGATAGAGGTCACAGCCGACAGCAGCGGTTCGCTGCGCGGGCGCAGCGAGGTGCTGGGCTTGGACCTGTGCTGGGCGCCTCCCAAACTGCGGTTGTGGGACACAGCCGCCGGGGTCTGGCTGCCCGACCCCGACGACCTAGCCGACCTAGCCGCCGCCCAGACCACCCGAGCGGAAACCGAGGCAGCCCGTGCCCGGACCGCCGAAACCCGAGCGGAGGCCGCCGAGGCGGAGCTCGAAAGGCTCCGCGCCCGCCTCGCCGGCCCCGAATCTGAAGTGCTGGACAAATAGAAGAGAATCGCCGGACGCCTTCTGCGCCGGCTGCCGGCATCCCCCCCGGATGCCCCGAACGGCGAACACAGCACCGGCCAGCCCGCGGCATCCGCTTGCCGCATCGAGGCGCTAGAGAAGCCGACGAAACCTTCCAAACCACCATCACCAACCCCCAAAACGCCACCATCACCATCAAAGACAACGACTAGCAGTCCGCACAATCCCGCCGGCGTGGAGAGGCTCCTGTGCGCTTTGGCCCGCAACACCGCGTCGGGAGGCCCGCGGCGCCACACTGGCTGCCGACATTGAACCACTGTCGGTCCACCGGCATACAGTCAGCGACTACTTGACCACGCTCCGGCGCCTGTTCGTGCTCGAAGACCAACCGGCTTGGTCTGTGCGTCTGCGCTCGAGGGCGCAGTTGCGCAAAGCCGCCAAAAGACACCTCGCGGACCCGTCTCTCGCGGCGGCCGCCCTGGGAGCGGATCCCGTCCGGCTGATGGCGGACACTTCCACTCTCGGCTTCTCTTCGAGTCGCTGGTCGTGCGCGATCTGCGCATTCTGGCTCAGCCGCTGGGCGGGAACGCTTATCATTTCCGCGACGCCACAGGACTTGAGACGGATGCCATCGTCGAGTTGCCCGAGGGGCGCTGGACAGCCGTGGAGGTCAAATTGGGCGGCGCCGAAGCCGTTGAGGCGGCAGCCAGGTCTCTTATCCGTCTGAGGCAAAAGGTCGAGCCCTCCCGCGTCGGGAAACCTCGCAGCGCTCGTCGTGATCACCGCCGTCGGCTACGCATACACCCGCCCCGACAGCGTGAAGATCACCCCGATCACCGCTCTCTGACCCTGATCGGGCACTGCTGATCCGGCACCGCTGAGCCGTTCTGCCCTGAACGGATAGAGTCCGTCGAGGATTGCCGCTTGAGGATGCATTCGAGGGAACCAACTGTGCCAGAAATCTCAGAGCAGATCGCGGCGATGCCGAAAGTCGAGTTGCACCTTCATCTTGAA
This region includes:
- a CDS encoding Uma2 family endonuclease, with amino-acid sequence MGMVVAGPPEVDVEYPEGPSMPEGDAQARRRMELVLALRHWYGGRVAGAGAVEGAWVCCDVNVYYKQGDPKVVVAPDVAVAFGVDVAAVDCKSVYKVWEAGAAPCFVLEIASPTTLRSDLVAKPARYAELGVREYWRLDPRAGGWLSVPVEGETGRGGRWARIEVTADSSGSLRGRSEVLGLDLCWAPPKLRLWDTAAGVWLPDPDDLADLAAAQTTRAETEAARARTAETRAEAAEAELERLRARLAGPESEVLDK